From the Hordeum vulgare subsp. vulgare chromosome 1H, MorexV3_pseudomolecules_assembly, whole genome shotgun sequence genome, the window ATTTAGAAAATGTTCAAGCGTTACTAAAAAAGGTGTGCTGTATTTCAAAATTTAGTTACGCATTGTAAAAACATATTTGTTTACTTAACAAACATAAGTTGTGTTTTGCAAATGTTCACGTACTTAATAAATATAtgatattttcaaaatgtttataCAATTTACAAAAATGTTTGTACAGTTCACAAAATATTTTATACCATCCAAAATGCGTTTAACATGTACTTGACAAAGTTTCAAAAACTTGTATTTGAGAAAATGCTAATCACATGCTTAAAAATATTAAACGTGTATAATCTTTTTATAGATGTATAAGTGAAACGGATAATGTGTATGAAAAAATAGATATCAAAACTTATACTCCATAGTTAAAGCGAACATTGTATTTGGAAAATGTTGAACGTGTATAAAATTTTTTTTGACGTATACCTGTATCAAATACATGATTATCATTTTCCATATATATTTAAGTTTTTTTGGATGGAAAAATGTTTCTTAAACTGTGCAAACATTTTTATATActctatttttttttttttgtacgCTCCGTGAGGTCACATGTTCGAGCCGCGGGTATGCATGTTTTCTTGTTAGGTTTTTTCTTTAATTTTTGGGTATGCGTTCATACGATATGAAGTCTATTCGTGCATCCTACATATCGATCATCGTCAATCCGGTGAATGTGCACCTGAGCGTACTAGCGTCAGGTCATGGTTTCGAAACAACACCCTTATCCCTTGTTTTCCTTTTTAATTTAGGATCTTAgtacttaaataaataaataaataacttttCCGTGATTCTACCATGCAACCGCGGCTGACAATGGGCCCTGGTCATGCTGGCATGCCATTGCCACACATGCGACTGATACACACATGTACATGAAATGTGACTGTATTTGCACGCTCGTGTAAGTTTGATAATCAAAAACCCGTATTTTGCAAGTTTATGCATCAAACTGACGGGTGTGTGCAAGTTTCATGACTAGCTATGTATTTACCTCTAGAATCAATATCGATGGAGAACTACTTTTCACCGTTGCAATCGCCTTCTCATCGTATCGAACAGCACAGCAACGCAGATATGTATACGATCAGACCAGGGGAAGGGTCGCAGGAAGCAGCATCGGCGTCTCTCTCTCTCCGGATAAATCAAACACAATCTCTAGTCTTCAGGGCGCACGTGGAAATGGAGTAGGAGTATACATGCAATGCAACGAACCTGCTAGGAATACGAAGAAGAAGTGGCACGCATTGACCATTCAGCCAGGCTCAGCCGGGTCAGCAGTCCCAGTCAGCACCCACCAGCAGCCTCTTCCCGGGTGTAACCGGAACCCGACCCGCCTCGCACCGATCCGGAACCGGCCGCCATTGCCACTCAAACGCTGCGCCCTCCTTCACTCCGCCCACCCACCACACACAAGTTGTATCTGCACGGTACTCTACTCCGCCCTCTCCTGCTATTTAACACCGCCCCCACCCCGCCTCTCCTGCCCTTTCATTCCAAGCACCACCTGCTCCTCCAACCCCCGCGCCCACGCACGCACGCACTAACTACCGGACCTCCCCCGGAGCTCGTAGGGGACAACAATCCAAGCCACCGCTACGCACGCCATGggcgaggacaagaaggagaagccgGGCAAGGCAGACGGCGGCGaccagaagaaggacgccgcgccgGCGGCCCAGCCCATCGTGCTCAAGGTCGACTTGCATTGCgccggctgcgccaccaaggtcaAGCGGGCCATCAAGCACGCCCCCGGTATGCCCGCTtctttcttcttgtttctttcagTTTCAATTGCTCTCCACACCTCCTTACGACGGTTCCCTTCTTTGTGGTACCACTAATTTAATTTCTGACCGTTTGATTCTTCTCATCTGCAGGCGTGGAGTCGGTTAAGACTGACACGGCGGGCAACAAGGTGGTCGTCACCGGCGCGGCCGACGCGGCGGACCTCAAGGAGCGCATCGAGGCAAGGACCAAGAAGCCCGTTCAAATCGTCTCCGCCGGAGCCGCCCCGcccaagaaggaaaaggagaaagaCAAGGAGGACAAAAAGGCCGACGCCGGCGATAAGCCGGAGAAACAGAAGAACAAGCCAGGAGCAGGAGACAAGGAGAAGGGCGGTGCCGGTGCTGAGCAAAAAGAGAAAAAGGTGGAAACTGCCGACAagcccaaggaggaggagaagaaaccaAAGGAGCCCAAAGAGGAGACGGTGACGCTCAAGATCAGGCTGCACTGCGACGGCTGCATCGACCGCATCAAGCGCCGCGTCAACAAGATCAAGGGTCagtttttttttttcttctttttggccGCAGATTCACTCCGACCTGGAAGGAATCATTCGGTTGAATTATGCTGGAAACTGACtggcaccttcttcttcttctgtttctaGGAGTGAAGGAAGTGATGGTGGACGCCGCCAAGGACCTGGTGAAGGTGACAGGCACCATGGACGCAGCCGCCCTGCCGGGCTACCTCAGGGACAAGCTCAGTCGGCCGGTGGAGGTCATCGCCCCCGGCAAGAAGGACGGAGGCGACAAGAAAGACGACGGcgacaagaagaaggacaagggcgCTGGAGACGGCGGCGACAAGAAGAAGGACGGCGGTGGCGACAAGGACAAGTCCGCGGCCGCCTCCGCGTCCGTGGCGCCGATGCCCATGGCGGACCCGAGCATGTACCAGATGCCCCCGCAGTACGGCTACATGCCGTACCCCGCGGCGCCCGTCGGGTACTAcggcgcggcggcggcgccgcCGAACCCTGGCTTCTACCCGAACGCCGGACCCCAGTACCCGCAACCGTACGCTTCGTACCCCGCCCACGCACCCCAGATGTTCAGCGACGAGAACCCCAACGCCTGCTCCGTCATGTGAGCTGCCACGCCAATGCGACGAGCACGACGCCAAGCCCAGGCTCGCCGCCGCAGTATCAACTATCAAACCACGGTCGGCTTGGGCTTAGCGCGGGCTACCATTAGCGTAGCCAGCAGCTAGTAGTTACGTAGCTTTAGCGCACCGAGAATTAGCAGACATGTAAATGGCGACAGTGATCCCGTCCCGCGATGTAATGTTCCACGATCCATCCGATAAATTTTGGCCCTGCATGCACTTGTTAATTATTACAATCATGATTGTTATTATTGTTATAGCCGCCATGGATTAACGGTTCCGTGAATGAACTGGTGATGCGTCGCTGTTGGCTGTGAGGTCATGGACGTTGATCAGTGGTGGTGGCACGCAATGCCATTTTCGTCTTCCGGAGGGTTCGAGACGGCGCCTCTTGCTTTTGTCTTTTTGAAGCCATGGCGCCTCTTGCTTCTGTTTGTTTTATGTCGATGGTTCAGGTCGTGAGTGCGGTGATCGATTAACGTGAGACGAGGACGTCTTGGATGTTTGCTTGCGGCACTATCACGGCGTGTACCTTTATTTATATATGCGGTGCTAGTGTGGGATGGTGTGGCTAATTAATCATATCTGTAACCCATTGTTTAGCGCTGATCCGTCCTGTCCTGTTCTTGCGTGGTGTCAAGCTACGCAGCGGCGACGTTGGTCTCTTCTCTATGGAGTTAAGTGACGGGGATGTTCAGGTTATTTTAagtatatatatttatatgtgtttCGTCTGACAGCGTCACAGTGGAGTATTCTAGTGCTTGTAGGCCGATTTGCAAGTAAGGATGGTGTTTTTCTATGTGCGGGTCTGCGGCTACGAGTTTctgagagcaagtacaatagtagacCCGCTTGTCGGCTGTAAGCTAatgccatgtcatctatagcccatcttatagctaacatgtacaatagttggttagaagagtgtactacttatttattatatgacccacctttcattctcacaaagtgtctaggagcacgtgctagagctggctcttagctaagagcccgcttaccttctctctcctcttctctctcctccaactaagcaaaaatatactatTTTATTCCTTacagccagctgactcagctctattgtacttgctctgaaACAAGTCTATGCTAGGAGCTTGTGAGTCACCCTGGGTGGGTATCCCAATCCACTACCGAACCCAAACTGAACCGAATTACCCGAAttgtcgggtaattcgggtatctGGTAAGGGTTCGGTTCTTATTTCTTGACTATTCGGTTTTTGAGTTAGGGTTCGGGTTCTAGTCTGGAAAATTCGAAATACCCATACTATCCAAATTATTCATACTGTCaaaattttcatgctattattacactaacttattacccatactaactaaaatacccatattatcaaaaatacccatactattccagttattcatatcaaaagttgaTGTATGCTCCGAATATTTTGGGTATTTTGGGTACTCGAATTACCTGAACCGAAATTTTGGATAATTTGGGTTCGGTATTTTTTTGACAAAGAAAATTTTGGTTTCCATTTTCAaatacccgaattacccataaaccgaactatcgaaaccgaaataaccaaaatacccgaaCGCCGAGGCTGACTTCTGAGATTGATAGTTGTCCAAGTGACTCAAGGGCGTACGCCATGTGTAGGAAACCGGTCGGTATCGGAGTATGACACACAATGAGACAACACACGGCATTCCAACTCGGCTAGAGCAGCGGTAATGTTTACGATAGAATTTTTAACAACAACTCCAATCGGTCAACCCAAACGGACGATAATTTTATCCGTTTTTCGTCCATTCACTTTAGGATTTGGGTCGATAGTGCGTCCAACGTGCCGATCAATATTTATTCGCATGGTCGGTTAACCGCCGGTTTTTTGCAAATACAAACATTTTGCATATTTTTCAAAAGCAAATGAAATACCATAGTTCCACAACCGAAATAAAAGCAAATGAAATACCATAGTTCCACAGATGAaatacatctattggttgccaacatgatctTACATATGCTCAATCAAATCATCTTGCAACTGAATATGATTTTCCCAATCATgtatttcatgatgaaattgggTAAACTGCGCAAACGATGCCGCTCCTCCGCCATGTtgcagtgcatttctgataagatgagAAGCAAATCTTTCCAAtggcatcctctttgcactcgaagTAGTCATTGTACCCGACCATCCCCTCTCGAATTCGGTTGAAAACATGCCTAGCCATACGGAATTCCTAcactagcagcggaacaacgacggatgtgatgaactccactatgcagggactctggctggaacgcgcatGCTAGCTTGCAACTCGGAATCCTTGACAAGTAAGCAATCATGTCAGGACCTGCAAACTGACATGACACGCTAGATGagcactttgaatgtactcgcaagctcacaacaaacattagcattaaggcaagacaacatcataacaaTCAAGATTATATCAAGAATTACTATCACTAAAGGGATGGTTaaaaataactataccaggctactctcactgTACTCTGGTGATACCGACTCTTGTGATCTTACTCAAAACCTTCAGTGAATATCCTCAAGACTTGCgatcggcacgatgcccaaccgcTATCCTACTCaggcgagttcttccatcattaatatcatagttacggttgaccacctactgaggtctggacggtttgtccaataccgtggacacggctattcgaataggtttgacactctgcagaggttgtacactttacccacattatggagcactgacctcgtgatcccattcgggtggaccagcatgttggggaacgttgcatgggaaacaaaaaaattcctacgcacacgaagacctatcatggtgatgatcatctacgagagggagatcggatccacatacccttgtagatcgctaagcggaagcgttaataaacgcggttgatttagtggtacgtcttcacgatccgtcccatgaaccgtcccacgaaccatctcgtgatctgtcccgatcaagtgccgaacggacgacacctccgcgttccgcacacgtacaacttgatgacgatctccgccttcttgatctagcaagagagacgggtttgtagatgagttccccggcaacgCGACGATGCTccagtggtggtggtgatctattcctacagggctccgcccgagctccgccgaaaaccgatctagaggaagaactacgaagtagaggtttagggctgcacgtgacaaagttgtgtctcaaatagcactaaacctctagtatatataggaggagggagggggcaggccttgcgccacaagggaggaacccttgggtcggccgaagtggaggagggaggagtcctcctccaatcccacttggattaggagtccttccttaatttcccatctCTTTtgtattttccactttttcctcatgggcttttcttggatgactttgtgagcccattatgccttattgcgcatccaataaacccaagtggaccccttggggcgtggtgggcccacccagtggaccccttggggcgtggtgggcccacccagtgggcccccggaacccattcgtcacttccagTACActatcggcaatgcccgaaaaccttccggaatccaaataccaacttcctatatatcaatcttcgttttcggaccattccggaactcctcgtgacgtccgggatctcatccaggactcccaacaaaacttcggtcaccaacacatataactcaactataccaaaacgtcaccaaaccttaagtgtggagaccctgcgggttcgagaactatgcagacatgacctgagacactctctggtgaataaccaatagcgggacctggatgtccatattgactcccacatattctatgaagatctctatcggttgaacctctatgtcaaggattcagttaatcccatatgttgttccctttgtccttcggtatgttacttgcccgagattcgatcgtcggtatctccatacctagttcaatctcgttaccggcaagtctctttactcgttccgtaatacaatatcccgtaactaactccttagtcacatttcttgcaaggcttgttgtgatgttgtattaccgagtgggccccgagatacctctccgttacacggagtgacaaatcccagtcttgatccatgctgttagagcatatatctccatatgtggttttggtaattgaagacaattcctatggactaatggttgccttaagttatatttataggatttgtccataggcacttcttgaagtccatctgttgggttcaaggagtttatatgatgaccaagatggtattcaaggtattatccaaagaatggtcatagagacactaggttgatcaagatctcagacaaagagtaaatcaagatgatcaacacacaaaacgtataagatgtaccgagagggatcaagtgctcccatggtatggtaagcattgtccattacgtgtttgtgtactaacccatggtctttgtgagactcctatgtgggggttaggtgtgcttccatggacttgcgtcaaaaggaagatctcatacaaatcatgaaggatgacgtcaagtggtgatcatcatcaagattgtggtgtgcaagttcaagtggatcatcacaaatatatcattgaaactactgttaatgatcatgtgttagtaaggacaagctcatgtgctaacaaggacaagatcaagataagcactcttgagcactacatgcttgattcttgtggatgttcacatggtggacaaatgaagatgaatacataagctaggctttccacattgtgtatgggagagctacttgaagacttcatcatgtcttcctttcaacttgagccaagaaggaacaacaacatcaagctcaagtgacagggctaactcaaaggtatcagtccctttgatgttagtggtgcggagtgatgattagcgaataaaagtatacactcaagtatggatcatcggtaccccttttacaattcttgagtctttagggatcccgcactattaagaggggatcacatgttttgcgatgaacttgctcaaactacatctccactgttctgctcaaaccacatctccactgctctgctgttatctgaaaacagaaccagtgcctcggacatccggcttccttcggacgtccgagggccggacgaccgagtgcttcggaaatccggaatcctatgctagagaaatcagagccatataactcggacttccggctccctccggacgttcgaggcccggacgtccgaccagcttcggaaatccagaactatgcaccagagaaacttgagccatataactcggacttccgattccctccggacgtccgagggccggacgtccggccagctttggaaatccggagctttgcaccagaagaacttgagccatataactcggacttccggatccctccggacgtccgagggccggacgtccgtccccttttggaaatccggaatcttgcaccacagaagtttgagtcgaataactcggacttccggacttctccggacgtccggtccctgttcaactccaaagtggttccagatatatttacatccctcggacgtccgaccccttgtggacgcccggacatctgtgaactgccggatgtccgacccttgtgtgacttaaagtgtccccaacggctgtttttctctccccactataaataccccctcccacttcgtgagagggtgcccaacacagccttatcctcataagaacacatttctacctcacacacatttgctcacaccaaatcttagatcccaagagcatttgtgagcccctttgagagttgttccaatcaaaagatagatcgtctccctctcctcctctcaacccaaactatttgagatttgagcaagttttgagcattccccgtgatcttgttactcttggaggttggagactcctaggcggcagGAGTTCTCCGTAGAGGAATCAATCTatgtgattaccccccgaaaaagtttctgagggtttggaagccacctcaaaggcttaccactagtggttgagaaacgccttcgtggtgttatctcaaagggagaatagggtgagccttcgtggcgttg encodes:
- the LOC123409135 gene encoding heavy metal-associated isoprenylated plant protein 6-like; translation: MGEDKKEKPGKADGGDQKKDAAPAAQPIVLKVDLHCAGCATKVKRAIKHAPGVESVKTDTAGNKVVVTGAADAADLKERIEARTKKPVQIVSAGAAPPKKEKEKDKEDKKADAGDKPEKQKNKPGAGDKEKGGAGAEQKEKKVETADKPKEEEKKPKEPKEETVTLKIRLHCDGCIDRIKRRVNKIKGVKEVMVDAAKDLVKVTGTMDAAALPGYLRDKLSRPVEVIAPGKKDGGDKKDDGDKKKDKGAGDGGDKKKDGGGDKDKSAAASASVAPMPMADPSMYQMPPQYGYMPYPAAPVGYYGAAAAPPNPGFYPNAGPQYPQPYASYPAHAPQMFSDENPNACSVM